One Bradyrhizobium manausense DNA segment encodes these proteins:
- a CDS encoding amidohydrolase family protein, whose amino-acid sequence MAHDAPQATGPSKLVIRNIGLILSGAMEKPILDGDTIVAENGKITAIGRFKDLNTGGATTIVEANGTTVAPGLIDSHVHPVAGDWTPRQNQIGWIDSNLHGGVTTMISAGEVHMPGRPRDVVGLKAMAIFAQRAFWNLRPGGVKVHAGAPVIECEMVEEDFKELAAAGVKLLGEVGLGGVKDGPTARKMVGWARKYGIQSTIHTGGPSIPGSGLIDKDVVLEADTDVVGHINGGHTALPDDQIRCICEGCKRGLELVHNGNERSALFTLRIAREMGDLHRVILGTDAPAGSGVQPLGILRMVSMLSSLGDLPAEIAFCLATGNTARMRQLDCGLIEVGRSADFVIMDKAQHSPGKTILESVQLGDLPGIGMTIIDGIVRTQRSRNTPPAGRVPEVVAK is encoded by the coding sequence ATGGCGCATGACGCACCCCAGGCCACCGGACCCTCGAAGCTCGTGATCCGCAATATCGGCCTGATCCTGTCCGGCGCGATGGAAAAGCCAATCCTGGACGGCGACACAATCGTCGCCGAGAACGGCAAGATCACTGCGATCGGCCGCTTCAAGGACCTCAACACGGGCGGCGCGACCACGATCGTCGAGGCCAACGGCACCACGGTCGCGCCGGGCCTGATCGACAGCCACGTCCACCCCGTCGCCGGCGACTGGACGCCGCGCCAGAACCAGATCGGCTGGATCGACAGCAATCTCCACGGCGGCGTTACCACGATGATCTCCGCCGGCGAAGTTCACATGCCCGGCCGTCCACGTGATGTCGTCGGGCTGAAGGCCATGGCGATCTTCGCCCAGCGCGCCTTCTGGAATCTGCGCCCCGGCGGCGTGAAGGTTCACGCCGGCGCGCCCGTGATCGAATGCGAGATGGTCGAGGAAGACTTCAAGGAATTGGCCGCCGCCGGCGTCAAGCTGCTCGGCGAAGTCGGCCTCGGCGGCGTCAAGGACGGCCCCACCGCACGCAAGATGGTCGGCTGGGCCCGCAAATACGGCATCCAGAGCACGATCCACACCGGCGGACCTTCAATTCCCGGATCCGGCCTGATCGACAAGGACGTGGTGCTGGAAGCCGACACCGACGTGGTCGGCCACATCAATGGCGGTCACACTGCGCTGCCCGACGACCAGATCCGCTGCATCTGTGAAGGCTGCAAGCGCGGCCTCGAGCTCGTGCACAATGGCAACGAGCGCTCGGCACTGTTCACGCTGCGCATCGCGCGCGAAATGGGCGATCTGCATCGCGTTATCCTCGGCACCGATGCACCGGCCGGCTCCGGCGTGCAGCCGCTCGGCATTCTGCGCATGGTCTCGATGCTGTCCTCGCTCGGCGATCTGCCGGCCGAGATCGCGTTTTGCCTGGCCACCGGCAACACCGCTCGGATGCGTCAGCTCGATTGCGGCCTCATCGAAGTGGGCCGTTCCGCCGATTTCGTCATCATGGACAAGGCGCAGCACTCGCCCGGCAAGACCATCCTGGAGAGCGTCCAGCTCGGCGACCTCCCCGGCATCGGCATGACCATCATCGATGGCATCGTCCGCACCCAGCGCAGCCGCAACACGCCGCCGGCCGGCCGGGTGCCGGAGGTGGTGGCGAAGTAG
- a CDS encoding ABC transporter ATP-binding protein, with protein sequence MSVAPPLLAVEGLTKSYGGIHAVRGVSFSLRAGEILALIGPNGAGKSTCFDMLNGQNRPDTGHVRLLGEETTGKKPREIWRLGVGRTFQITATFATMTVRENVQVALISHGKQLFNLWGSAPNVDRGEAGRLLELVGMGGYADRPCGELAYGDLKRLELAVALANQPKLLLMDEPTAGMAPRERVELMRLTAQIAKEKSIGVLFTEHDMDVVFEHADRIIVLNRGSLIAEGSPAEVRGNPQVQAIYLGEGLLYEAGPREGASA encoded by the coding sequence ATGAGCGTCGCACCCCCACTTCTCGCGGTCGAAGGCCTGACCAAATCCTACGGTGGTATCCATGCCGTGCGCGGCGTCTCGTTCTCGCTGCGCGCCGGCGAAATATTGGCGCTGATCGGCCCGAACGGTGCGGGCAAGAGCACGTGCTTCGATATGCTCAACGGCCAGAACCGGCCTGATACCGGTCATGTCCGCCTGCTTGGCGAGGAGACCACCGGCAAGAAGCCGCGAGAGATCTGGCGGCTCGGCGTCGGACGCACCTTCCAGATCACGGCGACCTTCGCCACCATGACGGTGCGCGAGAACGTGCAGGTCGCGCTGATCTCGCACGGCAAGCAGCTGTTCAATCTCTGGGGTTCGGCGCCGAATGTCGACCGTGGCGAAGCCGGCCGGCTACTCGAATTGGTCGGCATGGGCGGCTACGCGGACCGTCCCTGCGGCGAGCTGGCTTATGGCGATCTCAAGCGCCTCGAGCTTGCCGTGGCGCTCGCCAATCAACCAAAACTCTTGCTGATGGACGAACCGACCGCCGGCATGGCACCGCGCGAACGCGTCGAGCTGATGCGGCTCACGGCCCAGATCGCGAAGGAGAAGTCGATCGGCGTGTTGTTCACCGAGCACGACATGGACGTGGTGTTCGAGCATGCCGACCGCATCATCGTGCTCAATCGCGGCTCGCTGATCGCCGAAGGCTCGCCCGCCGAAGTGCGCGGCAATCCGCAGGTGCAGGCGATCTATCTCGGCGAGGGCCTGCTCTATGAGGCCGGGCCTCGTGAGGGAGCTTCGGCATGA
- a CDS encoding cytochrome P450 has translation MAPRLDFTSEAFFRDPPKAIAALRAQGPVVAARFPLVGDVWITTTHDATAEVLKDGTIFTLRKEDGNVAGLRWWMPGLVRTIANNMLTMDEPDHTRLRSIVDEAFRRRAIVAMEPRIRAIADGLADALFRKGSPADLVQSYARILPLSVISELLGLPQADRPRFIAWANSMSSLTNVVSFFRLLFAFRKMRSYLEKQLQIARERGGEGLIAELVQVEREGGEITPDEMVSMVFLLLAAGSETTTHLISGSAYELLRNPHLRDWLEEDWSRTGLAVEEFLRFVSPVQFSKPRYVRRDVELAGVRLKKGDRVMVMLAAANMDPAVREQPEQLDLARKPNRHISFGTGIHFCLGHQLARIEGACALQALFTRWPRLGLAVDPSQVHWRKRPGIRAIAKLPVIAVERQPVDFRAATRSRSQPNTERPSRSGEAARSPSM, from the coding sequence ATGGCACCGCGCCTCGATTTCACCAGCGAGGCCTTCTTTCGCGATCCGCCCAAGGCCATCGCCGCGTTGCGCGCGCAAGGCCCGGTCGTCGCGGCGCGCTTTCCCCTCGTCGGCGACGTCTGGATCACCACCACCCATGATGCGACCGCAGAGGTGCTGAAGGACGGCACGATCTTCACGCTGCGCAAGGAAGACGGCAACGTTGCGGGCCTGCGCTGGTGGATGCCGGGGCTAGTCAGGACCATCGCCAACAACATGCTGACGATGGACGAGCCTGACCATACGCGGCTGCGCAGCATTGTCGACGAGGCCTTTCGCCGCCGCGCCATCGTTGCGATGGAGCCGCGCATCCGCGCCATCGCGGACGGCCTGGCCGATGCGCTGTTCAGGAAGGGCAGCCCGGCCGATCTCGTCCAGAGCTATGCGCGCATCCTGCCGCTCTCGGTGATCTCCGAGCTGCTCGGCCTGCCGCAGGCCGATCGCCCGCGCTTCATCGCCTGGGCGAACTCAATGTCCTCTCTGACGAACGTCGTCAGCTTCTTCCGGCTGCTGTTCGCGTTCCGCAAGATGCGCAGCTATCTCGAGAAGCAGTTGCAGATCGCGCGCGAGCGGGGCGGCGAGGGGCTGATTGCGGAATTGGTCCAGGTCGAACGCGAAGGCGGCGAGATCACGCCGGACGAAATGGTCTCGATGGTTTTCCTGCTGCTCGCGGCGGGCTCGGAGACCACCACGCATCTGATCAGCGGCTCGGCTTACGAGCTGCTCAGGAATCCGCACCTGCGCGACTGGCTGGAGGAGGACTGGAGCCGCACCGGGCTCGCCGTCGAGGAGTTCTTGCGCTTCGTCTCGCCGGTGCAATTCTCAAAGCCGCGCTATGTGCGGCGGGACGTCGAACTCGCGGGCGTGCGCCTGAAGAAGGGTGACCGCGTCATGGTGATGCTCGCGGCGGCGAACATGGATCCGGCAGTGCGCGAGCAGCCCGAGCAGCTCGATCTCGCGCGCAAGCCCAACCGCCACATCTCGTTCGGCACGGGAATTCATTTCTGTCTCGGCCATCAACTGGCGCGGATCGAGGGCGCGTGTGCGCTCCAGGCGCTGTTTACCCGCTGGCCACGGCTTGGTCTCGCGGTCGATCCATCGCAGGTCCATTGGCGCAAGCGGCCTGGCATCCGCGCGATCGCAAAGCTGCCGGTCATCGCCGTGGAGCGTCAGCCCGTCGATTTCCGAGCCGCAACCAGATCGCGTTCCCAGCCGAACACGGAGCGGCCGTCGAGATCTGGCGAGGCTGCACGTTCGCCCTCGATGTAG
- a CDS encoding ABC transporter ATP-binding protein, which produces MKLTVQDLNSHYGPAHILFDIGFEVGEGEVVALLGRNGAGKSTTFRSIVGLVAQRTGRITFEGKDVSARPTHEIVREGLGYVPEERRIFTDLTVEENLEVGRQPKRPNAPYWTREKLFTLFPNLGEMKGRPGGRMSGGEQQMLTIARTLMGNPSLVLLDEPSEGLSPKIVEQMVGAILTMKKEGVSIVVSEQNLHFARLISDRAYIIERGRICFGGTMAELDARPDIRDAHLSL; this is translated from the coding sequence ATGAAGCTGACGGTGCAGGACCTGAACAGCCATTACGGCCCGGCGCACATCCTGTTCGACATCGGTTTCGAAGTCGGCGAGGGCGAGGTGGTGGCGCTGCTGGGGCGCAACGGTGCCGGCAAGTCGACGACCTTCCGCTCCATCGTCGGGCTCGTGGCGCAGCGAACCGGCCGCATCACGTTCGAGGGCAAGGACGTCTCGGCGCGACCGACGCACGAGATCGTGCGCGAAGGCCTCGGCTATGTGCCGGAGGAGCGGCGCATCTTCACGGATTTGACCGTGGAGGAGAACCTGGAAGTCGGCCGCCAGCCGAAGCGGCCGAATGCGCCTTACTGGACGCGCGAAAAGCTGTTCACATTGTTTCCCAATCTCGGCGAGATGAAGGGCCGTCCGGGCGGCCGCATGAGCGGCGGTGAGCAGCAGATGCTCACCATCGCGCGCACGCTGATGGGCAATCCGTCGCTGGTGCTGCTCGACGAGCCCTCGGAGGGCCTGTCGCCCAAGATCGTGGAGCAGATGGTGGGCGCCATCCTGACCATGAAGAAGGAGGGCGTCAGCATCGTCGTCTCCGAACAGAATTTGCACTTTGCGCGGTTGATTTCCGATCGTGCCTATATCATCGAGCGCGGCCGTATCTGCTTTGGTGGCACCATGGCCGAGCTCGACGCGCGTCCGGATATCCGCGACGCGCATCTGTCGTTGTGA
- a CDS encoding amino acid synthesis family protein, with amino-acid sequence MSAIIRKIVTVVEETQMEMGRQVSPPTRRAAAIAVIENPFAGKYVEDLSPLIAIGEELGALLSKRAVAALGIDGAKAHSYGKAAAVGENGELEHAAAILHPKMGAPVRKVLSKGAALIPSSKKRSGPGTTLDIPLGHKDAAFVRSHFDGMEVQINDAPRANEIMVAVAITDSGRPLPRVGGLTVAEIKGEDGLK; translated from the coding sequence ATGAGCGCGATCATCCGCAAGATCGTCACCGTCGTCGAAGAGACGCAGATGGAGATGGGCCGCCAGGTTTCGCCGCCGACACGGCGTGCCGCTGCCATCGCCGTCATCGAAAATCCCTTTGCCGGAAAATATGTCGAGGATCTTTCGCCGCTGATCGCGATCGGTGAGGAACTCGGTGCGCTCCTGTCGAAGCGCGCCGTCGCCGCGCTCGGCATCGATGGCGCGAAGGCGCACAGCTACGGCAAGGCTGCAGCCGTCGGCGAGAATGGCGAGCTGGAGCATGCGGCGGCGATCCTTCACCCCAAGATGGGGGCGCCGGTGCGAAAAGTTCTGAGCAAGGGTGCGGCGCTGATCCCGTCGTCGAAGAAGCGCAGCGGTCCGGGCACGACGCTGGACATTCCGCTCGGTCACAAGGACGCGGCCTTCGTGCGCAGCCATTTCGACGGCATGGAAGTGCAGATCAACGACGCGCCGCGCGCCAACGAGATCATGGTCGCGGTCGCCATCACCGACAGCGGCCGCCCGCTGCCGCGCGTCGGGGGACTGACGGTTGCCGAAATCAAGGGTGAAGACGGTTTGAAGTAA
- a CDS encoding ABC transporter substrate-binding protein has product MRARNYFVGAAFALLAAGMSHSALAEDIKIGEINSYSLLPSFTEPYRKGWQLAVEEINAAGGINGKKLVVISKDDGGKPADAQTAANELVSSEGVAMLTGTFLSNIGLAVSDFANQKKVFFLAAEPLTDAVTWAKGNKYTFRLRPSNYMQAAMLVEAASKLPAKRWATIAPNYEYGQSAVAVFKKLMSEKRPDIQWVDEQWPPQGKIDAGPVVQAVAQANPEAILNVTFGPDLVKLVREGNTRGLFKGREVVSFLTGEPEYLDPLKDETPEGWIVTGYPWYSIKTPEHDKFLKAYQAKYNDYPRLGSIVGYQTIKAAAAIIAKAGSTDTDKMIAAAEGITMPSPFGEITFRKIDHQSTLGAFVGKTAQKDGKGVMVDASYKKGSDYLPSDAEVQKMRPKD; this is encoded by the coding sequence ATGCGAGCAAGAAACTATTTCGTCGGCGCGGCCTTTGCGCTTCTGGCAGCCGGCATGAGCCATTCGGCCCTGGCGGAGGACATCAAGATCGGCGAGATCAACAGCTACTCGCTGCTGCCGTCCTTCACCGAGCCCTATCGCAAGGGTTGGCAGCTCGCGGTCGAAGAGATCAATGCGGCTGGCGGCATCAATGGCAAGAAGCTCGTCGTCATCTCCAAGGACGACGGCGGCAAGCCGGCGGACGCGCAGACCGCGGCCAATGAGCTCGTTTCCAGCGAAGGCGTGGCGATGCTGACGGGCACGTTCCTGTCGAATATCGGTCTCGCGGTCAGCGACTTCGCCAACCAGAAGAAGGTGTTCTTCCTCGCGGCCGAGCCGCTGACGGACGCCGTGACCTGGGCGAAGGGCAACAAGTACACCTTCCGCCTGCGTCCCTCCAACTACATGCAGGCTGCGATGTTGGTGGAAGCAGCCTCCAAGCTGCCGGCCAAGCGCTGGGCGACCATCGCGCCGAACTACGAATACGGCCAGTCGGCGGTAGCCGTGTTCAAGAAGCTGATGTCGGAAAAGCGTCCTGACATCCAGTGGGTCGACGAGCAATGGCCGCCGCAGGGCAAGATCGACGCCGGTCCGGTGGTGCAGGCGGTGGCGCAGGCCAATCCGGAAGCCATCCTCAACGTCACCTTCGGCCCCGATCTCGTCAAGCTCGTGCGCGAGGGTAACACCCGCGGCCTGTTCAAGGGGCGCGAGGTCGTGTCGTTCCTGACCGGCGAGCCCGAATATCTCGATCCGCTCAAGGACGAGACGCCCGAGGGCTGGATCGTGACCGGCTATCCCTGGTACTCGATCAAGACGCCCGAGCATGACAAGTTCCTGAAGGCCTATCAGGCCAAGTACAACGACTATCCGCGCCTCGGCTCGATCGTCGGCTACCAGACCATCAAGGCGGCGGCAGCGATCATCGCCAAGGCCGGCTCGACCGACACCGACAAGATGATCGCGGCGGCCGAAGGCATCACGATGCCGTCGCCGTTCGGCGAGATCACCTTCCGCAAGATCGACCATCAGTCGACGCTTGGCGCCTTCGTCGGCAAGACCGCGCAGAAGGACGGCAAGGGCGTGATGGTGGATGCGTCCTACAAGAAGGGTTCGGACTATCTGCCCAGCGACGCCGAAGTCCAGAAGATGCGTCCGAAAGATTAG
- a CDS encoding MarR family winged helix-turn-helix transcriptional regulator — MARSVTAKKSVKPGKPPYVLDEQVGFILRQVWQRHSSIFSRDIGTNLTPTQWAALSKLAETGPCSQNQLGRLTAMDVATIKGVIDRLTVRGLTETSQDPEDGRRLLVSLTRAGQQLSEKLAPNAIAITRETLAPLDAKERELLMALLNKLR, encoded by the coding sequence ATGGCGAGAAGCGTCACGGCGAAGAAGAGCGTCAAACCGGGCAAGCCGCCCTACGTGCTCGACGAGCAGGTCGGCTTCATCCTGCGACAGGTCTGGCAGCGTCACAGCTCGATCTTCTCGCGCGACATCGGCACCAATTTGACGCCGACGCAGTGGGCGGCATTGTCAAAGCTCGCCGAGACCGGGCCGTGCTCGCAGAACCAGCTCGGTCGATTGACGGCGATGGACGTCGCGACCATCAAGGGCGTGATCGACCGCCTTACGGTGCGCGGTCTGACTGAGACGAGCCAGGATCCGGAGGACGGACGACGTCTCCTGGTGAGCCTGACGCGCGCCGGTCAACAGCTCTCGGAAAAGCTCGCGCCGAACGCGATTGCGATCACACGCGAAACGTTGGCGCCGCTGGATGCGAAAGAGCGCGAGCTGCTGATGGCGTTGTTGAACAAGCTGCGATGA
- a CDS encoding DUF763 domain-containing protein, whose protein sequence is MTRRTGSADLPLHTGRVPPWLASRMASLGAIVTQAIVHHYGRDAFLQRLSHPFWFQSFGAVMGMDWHSSGITTSVIGALKRGLGPLQDELGIYVCGGRGQHSRKTPDELLQLGDRVGFDGVGLTRASRLVAKVDSAAVQDGFDLYLHGFFVTADAKWTVVQQGMNGDKRQARRYHWHSEALKSFVDAPHSAIDGPQQGEIVNLTDHRAGVSRTAQLELLTDLGPDRILTEFERLSGTPPEPAQAMLPHLIMPAHHDVRPKDVFARRLHGTLAAAAERGPVDFPELLLTPGVGARTVRSLAMVAEVVHGAPYRFNDPARFSLAHGGKDRHPYPVPIKVYDETIRVLKDAIQSAKLGREEELQAIKRLDDQARRLERTASGPSVEAYIEGERAASPDLDGRSVFGWERDLVAARKSTG, encoded by the coding sequence ATGACCAGGCGAACCGGCAGCGCCGATCTTCCTCTCCACACCGGGCGGGTTCCGCCGTGGCTGGCGAGCCGCATGGCTTCGCTGGGGGCGATCGTCACGCAGGCCATCGTGCATCACTACGGGCGCGATGCGTTCCTGCAGCGGCTGTCGCATCCGTTCTGGTTCCAGTCGTTCGGCGCCGTGATGGGGATGGACTGGCATTCCTCGGGCATCACCACCTCCGTGATCGGCGCACTGAAGCGCGGGCTCGGCCCGCTCCAGGACGAGCTCGGCATCTACGTCTGCGGCGGGCGCGGCCAGCATTCGCGCAAGACGCCGGACGAACTGCTGCAGCTTGGCGACCGCGTCGGCTTCGACGGCGTAGGCCTGACGCGCGCCAGCCGCCTGGTGGCGAAGGTCGACAGCGCCGCGGTGCAGGACGGCTTTGATCTCTACCTGCACGGCTTCTTCGTCACGGCCGACGCCAAATGGACGGTGGTGCAGCAGGGCATGAACGGCGACAAGCGCCAGGCCCGGCGGTATCACTGGCATTCCGAGGCGCTGAAGAGTTTTGTCGATGCGCCGCACAGCGCGATCGACGGTCCGCAGCAGGGCGAGATCGTCAACCTCACCGACCATCGTGCCGGCGTCTCGCGCACCGCGCAGCTCGAGCTGCTCACCGATCTCGGCCCCGATCGCATTCTCACCGAATTCGAGCGGCTGTCGGGCACGCCGCCCGAACCAGCGCAGGCGATGCTGCCGCATTTGATCATGCCCGCGCATCACGATGTCCGGCCGAAGGACGTGTTCGCGCGGCGCCTGCACGGCACCCTCGCCGCAGCCGCCGAGCGCGGCCCGGTCGATTTCCCGGAGCTGTTGCTGACACCCGGCGTCGGCGCACGCACTGTGCGCTCGCTCGCAATGGTCGCCGAGGTCGTGCACGGCGCACCCTATCGCTTCAACGATCCAGCGCGCTTCTCGCTTGCCCATGGCGGCAAGGACCGACATCCCTACCCCGTGCCGATCAAGGTTTATGACGAGACCATCCGCGTGCTGAAGGACGCCATCCAGAGCGCAAAACTGGGACGTGAGGAAGAGCTGCAGGCGATCAAGCGCCTCGACGATCAGGCACGGCGGCTCGAACGGACCGCAAGCGGGCCGTCGGTTGAGGCCTACATCGAGGGCGAACGTGCAGCCTCGCCAGATCTCGACGGCCGCTCCGTGTTCGGCTGGGAACGCGATCTGGTTGCGGCTCGGAAATCGACGGGCTGA
- a CDS encoding ABC transporter permease, with translation MAFYVVQFLTGLASAASLFLVASGLSIIFGVTRIVNFAHGAFYMIGAYVAFTLTERFSGAFGFWGGVVLAALAVALIGVLVEMVLLRRIYHAPELFQLLGTFGLTLMVEDLVVLIWGPDDLVGRRAPGFKGAVDFFGQNIPSYDLFLIVLGPVVLGVLWLLFQRTRWGVLVRAATQDRDMVAALGVNQKWLFTSVFAVGVFLAALGGALQIPRDAVHHAMDLRIIVEVFVVVVIGGLGSIVGAFVAAVLVSELNAFGILIFPKISIILVFLVMAVVLIVRPWGLFGKPEAAARKTPGLTVNPWRPLTSNERLAALAALVMASMLPLFVGNYALTVCSEIAIFVIFAVSLHFLMSVGGLASFGHAAYFGLGAYGVAFLAKMAGLPMIVCLLLGPLLGCMGAAVFGFFAVQLSGVYFAMLTLAFAQIVWSIAFQWVSVTGGDNGILSLWPEKWAASPSHFYWLALGVAALVTIALRVMVFSPFGYALRATRDSLLRSEAVGINAKRIQWTAFVIAGTTAGIGGALFAYLKGSVFPDNLGISLSVDALVMVLLGGVETVSGGVIGAIVYKALNIWLVSQTDLSKLVLGGFIVLIVVVFPKGIVGMLEILAQRRRKSLPPGSSLLAKPIESAE, from the coding sequence ATGGCCTTTTACGTCGTACAGTTTCTGACCGGTCTCGCCAGCGCAGCGTCGCTGTTTCTGGTGGCCTCGGGCCTGTCGATCATCTTTGGCGTGACGCGGATCGTGAATTTCGCGCATGGCGCCTTCTACATGATCGGCGCCTATGTCGCCTTCACGCTGACCGAGCGCTTCTCTGGTGCGTTCGGTTTCTGGGGCGGTGTCGTACTGGCGGCGCTGGCCGTGGCGCTGATCGGTGTCCTCGTCGAGATGGTGCTGCTGCGGCGCATCTATCACGCGCCCGAACTGTTCCAGCTGCTCGGCACATTCGGTCTCACGCTGATGGTCGAGGATCTCGTGGTGCTGATCTGGGGCCCAGATGATCTCGTCGGCCGCCGTGCACCCGGCTTCAAGGGCGCAGTCGATTTCTTCGGCCAGAACATCCCGAGCTATGACCTGTTCCTGATCGTGCTTGGCCCCGTGGTGCTCGGCGTTCTCTGGCTGCTGTTCCAGCGCACACGCTGGGGCGTCCTGGTGCGCGCCGCGACGCAGGATCGCGACATGGTCGCCGCGCTCGGCGTCAATCAGAAATGGCTGTTCACGTCAGTGTTCGCGGTCGGCGTCTTTCTCGCTGCCCTTGGTGGCGCGCTTCAGATCCCCCGCGATGCGGTGCATCATGCCATGGACCTGCGCATCATCGTGGAGGTCTTCGTCGTGGTCGTGATCGGCGGCCTCGGCAGCATCGTCGGCGCCTTCGTCGCAGCCGTGCTGGTCTCCGAGCTGAACGCCTTCGGCATCCTGATCTTCCCAAAGATCTCCATCATTCTGGTCTTCCTGGTGATGGCGGTGGTGCTGATCGTCCGACCCTGGGGGCTGTTCGGCAAGCCAGAGGCGGCCGCGCGCAAGACGCCGGGTCTCACGGTCAATCCCTGGCGGCCGCTGACGTCGAACGAGCGACTGGCAGCGCTCGCGGCCCTCGTGATGGCGTCGATGCTGCCGCTGTTCGTCGGCAACTACGCGCTGACCGTTTGCTCCGAGATCGCGATCTTCGTCATCTTCGCCGTCAGTCTGCACTTCCTGATGTCGGTCGGCGGACTCGCATCCTTCGGCCACGCGGCTTATTTTGGCCTCGGCGCCTATGGCGTCGCCTTCCTCGCCAAGATGGCGGGACTGCCGATGATCGTCTGCCTGCTCCTCGGGCCGCTGCTGGGCTGCATGGGCGCAGCGGTGTTCGGCTTCTTTGCCGTGCAACTCTCCGGCGTCTACTTCGCGATGCTGACGCTCGCCTTTGCGCAGATCGTATGGTCGATCGCTTTCCAGTGGGTGAGCGTGACCGGCGGCGACAACGGTATTTTGAGTCTCTGGCCGGAAAAATGGGCGGCGAGCCCATCGCATTTCTACTGGTTGGCCCTCGGTGTTGCCGCGCTCGTCACAATCGCGCTGCGGGTCATGGTGTTCTCGCCGTTCGGCTACGCGCTGCGTGCGACGCGCGACTCGCTCCTTCGCAGTGAGGCGGTCGGCATCAACGCCAAGCGCATCCAGTGGACCGCCTTCGTCATCGCGGGCACCACCGCCGGCATCGGCGGCGCGCTGTTCGCCTATCTGAAGGGCAGCGTCTTCCCCGACAATCTCGGCATCTCGCTCTCGGTCGATGCGCTGGTCATGGTGCTGCTTGGCGGCGTCGAGACGGTGTCGGGCGGCGTGATCGGCGCCATCGTCTACAAGGCGCTGAACATCTGGTTGGTCAGCCAGACCGATCTGTCAAAGCTCGTGCTTGGCGGCTTCATCGTGCTGATCGTCGTCGTCTTCCCCAAGGGCATCGTCGGCATGCTGGAGATTTTGGCGCAGCGGCGTCGGAAGTCCTTGCCGCCGGGGTCCTCACTGCTTGCCAAGCCGATCGAGTCTGCCGAATGA
- a CDS encoding ferredoxin--NADP reductase, whose protein sequence is MSNFNQESVLSVHHWTDTLFSFKTTRSPTFRFRNGEFTMIGLKVGEKPLLRAYSVASANYEDTLEFFSIKVPDGPLTSRLQHLKQGDEIIVSRKATGTLVIDNLEEGRNLYLIGTGTGLAPFLSVIKDPETYERFEKVVLLHGCRHVKELAYGEMITEHLPKDEVLGEYISNQLIYYPTVTRDPFRNRGRITDLITSGKLFADIGLPALEAAHDRVMICGSPALVADTRVLLGERGFVEGNHGEPAQFVVEKAFAER, encoded by the coding sequence ATGAGCAATTTCAATCAGGAAAGCGTTTTGAGCGTCCATCACTGGACTGATACGCTGTTCTCCTTCAAGACCACCCGCAGCCCGACCTTCCGTTTCCGCAACGGCGAGTTCACCATGATCGGACTCAAGGTCGGCGAGAAGCCGCTGCTGCGGGCCTATAGCGTCGCCAGCGCCAACTACGAGGACACGCTCGAATTCTTCTCGATCAAGGTGCCTGATGGACCGCTGACCTCGCGGCTCCAGCATCTGAAGCAGGGCGACGAGATCATCGTCAGCCGCAAGGCGACCGGCACGCTTGTCATCGACAATTTGGAAGAGGGCCGCAACCTCTATCTGATCGGCACAGGCACCGGCCTCGCGCCGTTCCTGAGCGTGATCAAGGACCCCGAGACCTATGAGCGGTTCGAGAAGGTCGTGCTGTTGCACGGCTGCCGTCACGTCAAGGAACTCGCCTATGGCGAGATGATCACCGAGCATCTTCCGAAGGACGAGGTGCTTGGCGAGTACATCAGCAATCAGCTGATCTACTACCCGACCGTGACGCGCGATCCCTTCCGCAATCGCGGCCGCATCACCGACCTCATCACCTCAGGCAAGCTCTTTGCCGATATCGGCCTGCCGGCGCTGGAGGCCGCGCACGACCGCGTCATGATCTGCGGCAGCCCGGCCCTGGTGGCAGACACCCGCGTGCTCCTCGGCGAGCGTGGCTTCGTCGAAGGCAACCACGGCGAGCCGGCCCAGTTCGTGGTCGAGAAGGCCTTCGCAGAGCGCTAA